Proteins from a single region of Mucilaginibacter daejeonensis:
- a CDS encoding protoporphyrinogen/coproporphyrinogen oxidase has protein sequence MYTIIGAGLAGLSTADHLKKANVAFELYEAKMHGGGHIHSETVNGFTWDEGPHVSFTKYNYVKEYFADNCEQKFLEYPADPTNYYHHSWILHPAQSNMYALPEPLRQQCIDSLLHERAIQTAENYVPGNYKDWINYAFGKVFANNLAEVYTQKYWTTSAENLTTDWIGKRIYFPAIHDMVESAKGPLNKPTHYISKVRYPAKGGFYSFIKKIENDLNINYGHDLKYISFKQKSLQFANGTVIDFDKLVLTIPLPTIIAKSDAPADIKLRAKQLKCSQVLIVNAVIDHTPAVTNHWIYVYDNDMYSTRINFTDLLAPENGVSGKCGIQVEVYFSDYRPFNHDTQSITNHVLNELIQMGLVKSINHVESYHTKFINWANVIFDKDREQAQNAIFNWLTEVGMVRETEDIYPMTEWDTKEITKLGDVILAGRFAQWKYYWTDDCVLRGKYIADCAVIK, from the coding sequence ATGTATACCATAATTGGTGCTGGCCTGGCAGGATTGAGTACAGCCGATCATTTAAAGAAAGCAAATGTTGCTTTTGAACTTTACGAAGCTAAAATGCATGGTGGTGGGCATATTCATAGCGAAACAGTTAACGGGTTTACTTGGGATGAAGGGCCACATGTATCATTTACTAAATATAATTATGTTAAAGAATATTTTGCAGATAATTGTGAGCAGAAATTTTTAGAATATCCAGCAGATCCCACTAATTATTATCATCACAGCTGGATACTTCACCCTGCACAGTCTAACATGTATGCCCTGCCGGAGCCATTGAGGCAACAATGCATTGATAGCCTTTTGCACGAAAGAGCGATACAGACCGCTGAAAACTATGTGCCGGGAAATTATAAAGATTGGATAAATTATGCTTTCGGAAAGGTGTTTGCTAATAATTTGGCCGAAGTATATACTCAAAAGTACTGGACCACAAGTGCTGAAAACTTAACCACCGATTGGATTGGTAAAAGGATATATTTTCCTGCAATACACGACATGGTTGAAAGTGCTAAGGGCCCTCTTAATAAACCAACCCATTATATTAGTAAAGTAAGGTATCCAGCCAAAGGTGGGTTTTATTCATTTATAAAAAAAATTGAGAATGACTTAAATATCAATTATGGTCATGACTTAAAGTATATCTCGTTTAAGCAAAAAAGTCTACAATTTGCTAATGGCACTGTTATAGATTTTGACAAACTTGTATTAACTATACCTTTGCCAACAATAATTGCGAAAAGTGACGCACCTGCTGATATTAAATTAAGAGCAAAGCAACTTAAGTGTTCACAAGTTCTCATTGTTAATGCAGTGATAGATCATACGCCTGCCGTAACTAATCATTGGATATATGTTTACGATAATGACATGTATTCTACACGTATAAATTTTACTGATCTGTTAGCTCCTGAAAATGGAGTGAGCGGTAAATGCGGTATACAGGTTGAGGTTTATTTTTCTGATTACCGCCCGTTTAATCATGATACTCAAAGCATTACTAATCATGTTTTAAATGAACTTATACAAATGGGCTTAGTTAAAAGTATAAACCATGTTGAAAGTTATCATACTAAGTTTATCAACTGGGCAAATGTAATTTTTGATAAAGATCGGGAGCAAGCTCAAAACGCCATTTTTAACTGGCTTACAGAGGTTGGTATGGTTAGGGAAACAGAAGATATATATCCTATGACTGAGTGGGATACTAAAGAAATAACTAAACTTGGTGATGTCATTTTAGCAGGGAGGTTTGCCCAATGGAAGTATTACTGGACCGATGATTGCGTCTTGCGTGGTAAATATATTGCTGATTGTGCAGTTATTAAATAA
- a CDS encoding flippase — translation MKKNLLYNILLTVSQFILPLISFPYASRIIGPQGIGTVNFVDSFTQYFVLIAALGIPYYGVREIAKVKDDNEKKYKLFSEIFFIHIVSAVIISLVYLLVSLFIPQLHRNLSLVYIGVSIIMANVFSLEWFFQGIGEYSYIAIRSILVRSLSVLLLFVLLKNSKQVEVYYLILASVFILNGISNFLYIHKKVRISFSNLKLDQHFKPLLVILSSSLAISVYVYIDNILLGFLQNDEAVGYYSTSVKIVKIPLALLGAISTIIIPQISNFYHKGNIDEVRSLIDKSFNFVCLFGLPVMIGLTLNAEFLITIFAGEKFKNAIIIVEILSPIIFLIGLNNLFGVQILTPIGKEKFLLRGVIVGMIFSLIINLLLVPKYSYIGSAIANVITEIIVTAFCFKYSKKFIKYTPDLKVLSQSFFVSILFYPIHKAVGCLQTPVLYKGLFSIVACATIYLAFFLFLFKNKYIDAVKHNVMKKLSINKG, via the coding sequence TTGAAAAAAAATCTTCTATATAATATTTTACTAACAGTTAGTCAATTTATCCTTCCACTAATTAGCTTTCCGTATGCGTCTCGAATAATTGGCCCTCAGGGTATTGGAACTGTTAATTTCGTTGACAGTTTTACTCAGTATTTTGTTTTAATAGCTGCTTTAGGTATTCCTTACTATGGTGTTCGAGAAATAGCGAAGGTTAAGGATGATAATGAAAAAAAGTATAAATTGTTTAGTGAAATATTTTTCATCCACATAGTTTCCGCTGTTATAATATCTTTGGTCTATTTATTAGTTTCGTTATTTATACCACAACTTCACCGGAATTTGAGTTTAGTTTACATTGGTGTCAGTATTATTATGGCTAATGTGTTTTCTTTAGAGTGGTTTTTTCAAGGCATTGGAGAGTATTCGTATATAGCAATAAGATCAATATTGGTAAGGTCTTTATCAGTTTTATTACTTTTCGTTTTGTTAAAAAATTCTAAGCAGGTAGAGGTATATTATCTGATCTTGGCAAGTGTATTTATCTTGAATGGTATATCAAATTTTTTATACATACATAAAAAAGTGAGGATTAGTTTTTCAAACCTCAAATTGGATCAGCATTTTAAGCCTCTTCTTGTTATACTTAGCTCAAGTTTAGCAATTAGCGTTTATGTATATATTGATAATATTTTACTTGGTTTCTTGCAAAATGATGAAGCTGTTGGTTATTATTCAACCTCTGTAAAAATCGTAAAAATTCCTTTAGCATTACTTGGTGCTATCAGCACTATTATAATTCCTCAAATAAGTAATTTTTATCATAAAGGTAATATTGACGAGGTTAGATCTCTAATAGATAAGTCGTTCAATTTTGTTTGTTTATTTGGTCTTCCGGTAATGATCGGTTTAACATTAAATGCCGAATTTCTTATTACAATTTTTGCGGGAGAAAAGTTCAAAAATGCCATTATCATTGTTGAGATACTTTCGCCTATCATTTTTTTGATCGGCCTAAACAATTTGTTTGGAGTGCAAATATTAACGCCAATTGGGAAAGAAAAATTTTTGTTGAGGGGTGTGATTGTGGGTATGATATTTAGCTTGATAATAAACTTACTATTAGTACCAAAATATTCTTATATAGGATCAGCTATTGCAAATGTTATAACAGAAATCATAGTTACGGCTTTTTGTTTTAAGTACTCTAAAAAGTTTATAAAATATACACCTGATTTAAAGGTACTATCTCAGTCTTTTTTTGTATCCATATTATTTTATCCAATACATAAAGCAGTTGGGTGTTTACAAACACCAGTATTATATAAGGGCTTGTTCAGTATAGTAGCTTGTGCTACAATTTATCTTGCTTTTTTCCTTTTCCTTTTTAAAAACAAATATATTGACGCAGTTAAGCATAATGTTATGAAGAAACTATCAATAAATAAAGGTTAG
- a CDS encoding glycosyltransferase has protein sequence MTNRTCALIITYNRIDLLKECIAAIKKQYIIPNEIVVVNNASTDATQHWLDQQSDLTVLTLTTNEGPAKAFAFGFNYGIKAGFEWIWCMDDDTIPTPGALSALLDFYHKLSEQDQRNIGFLVSEVLWTDNSIYVGNLPWFKKQNESNQILAATFVSSFYKVSSIRTIALPRKEFFQWYVDVEYTWRISERFDCYYVPDSKVIHKTVENVKVKWKNVNNQSFEKYAGGLTNYIYLIKNNVFTFSFYQRFRGFTASILRAYWYTLSNTNNKVKNLGILYYKIKSGLKMRVTDDFSN, from the coding sequence ATGACCAATCGTACTTGCGCGTTAATTATCACCTACAATAGGATTGATTTATTAAAGGAATGTATAGCTGCCATTAAAAAACAATATATCATACCTAATGAAATTGTAGTTGTTAACAACGCATCAACCGATGCAACACAACACTGGTTAGATCAACAAAGCGATTTGACGGTTTTAACTTTAACAACCAATGAAGGGCCTGCCAAAGCTTTTGCATTTGGGTTTAATTATGGTATTAAAGCAGGCTTTGAATGGATATGGTGTATGGACGATGATACCATACCAACTCCAGGAGCATTGAGCGCACTACTTGATTTTTATCATAAATTAAGTGAGCAGGACCAACGGAACATAGGTTTTTTGGTAAGTGAAGTGCTTTGGACCGACAATAGCATATATGTAGGAAATTTGCCATGGTTTAAAAAGCAAAATGAATCTAATCAAATTCTCGCAGCTACTTTTGTATCAAGTTTTTATAAAGTGAGCTCTATTCGCACGATTGCTTTACCAAGAAAAGAGTTCTTTCAATGGTACGTTGATGTTGAATATACTTGGCGAATATCGGAGCGATTTGATTGTTATTATGTGCCCGATAGCAAGGTTATCCATAAAACTGTGGAAAACGTTAAAGTAAAGTGGAAAAATGTAAATAATCAAAGCTTTGAAAAATATGCTGGGGGACTTACTAATTATATTTATTTAATTAAAAATAATGTATTTACGTTCTCATTTTACCAGCGTTTTAGAGGTTTTACGGCGTCTATTTTAAGGGCGTATTGGTATACATTGTCTAACACCAATAATAAAGTTAAAAATTTAGGGATTTTATATTATAAAATAAAATCCGGCTTAAAAATGCGTGTGACGGACGATTTTAGCAATTAA
- a CDS encoding CgeB family protein, producing MESFNGKRVILIVPFFFEYHIMLKKELEKAGAHVLLLENKLQKLDPLAVKSKILALRKLVYLFSDLKEKYVKESILPKIENQKFDYLIAINGFSITPSLVKALKVINPQIKTILYLWDTLAIFDWRKLFNEFDKVLTFDRNDSNNLNIDYLPNFYPANVENKNAISTNFAYDLFFIGTQHHDRYHLLKKIYEECKTDLNLCIKLLIKYKGALHNKLIYSIFKNLNSKISFVSNYVVNYELAEKKISFPFLMYKGMPYQEIEKLFNMSKAVLDIDLPYQAGYSHRLILALATGKKVITTNKWIANEKFFNPDVISIIDRSNPVIDTTWIHKKINETQGSSILNLRIDNWITQLVS from the coding sequence ATGGAAAGTTTTAACGGTAAAAGAGTGATTCTTATAGTTCCATTTTTTTTTGAATATCATATAATGCTAAAAAAGGAATTGGAAAAAGCAGGAGCTCATGTTTTATTACTTGAAAATAAACTTCAAAAATTAGACCCTTTAGCTGTAAAATCTAAAATTTTGGCATTACGGAAGTTGGTGTACCTCTTTTCAGACTTAAAAGAAAAATATGTTAAAGAAAGCATATTGCCAAAAATTGAAAATCAAAAGTTTGATTATTTAATAGCTATCAATGGTTTTTCTATAACACCCTCTCTTGTTAAAGCCTTAAAAGTTATCAATCCACAAATAAAGACAATTCTTTATTTGTGGGACACATTAGCAATATTTGACTGGCGTAAATTATTTAACGAATTTGATAAGGTGTTAACGTTTGATAGGAATGATAGCAATAATCTAAATATAGACTATTTGCCCAACTTTTACCCCGCCAATGTTGAAAACAAAAATGCAATATCCACCAATTTCGCTTATGATCTGTTTTTTATTGGCACCCAGCATCATGATAGGTACCATTTACTAAAAAAGATATATGAAGAATGTAAAACAGACCTCAATCTTTGCATTAAGCTTTTAATCAAATATAAAGGGGCACTTCATAACAAATTAATTTATAGCATTTTTAAAAACTTAAACTCAAAAATTAGTTTTGTAAGTAACTACGTTGTTAATTATGAATTAGCCGAAAAAAAAATATCTTTTCCATTTCTCATGTACAAGGGTATGCCTTACCAAGAGATTGAAAAACTATTTAATATGTCAAAGGCTGTTTTAGACATAGATCTTCCTTATCAGGCCGGTTATTCACACAGATTAATTTTGGCTCTTGCAACTGGTAAGAAAGTAATAACCACAAACAAATGGATTGCAAACGAGAAATTTTTTAATCCAGACGTCATTAGCATAATAGATAGGAGCAATCCTGTTATAGATACTACTTGGATACATAAGAAGATCAACGAAACCCAAGGAAGCTCAATTTTAAACTTGAGAATAGATAATTGGATCACGCAGCTGGTTTCGTAG
- a CDS encoding WecB/TagA/CpsF family glycosyltransferase: MLKLESKFNISELIGHDVTFANPYSWQLLSEADPKAIAQFKIFVDGILLVKVNNFFTGDKIDRYSFDDTSIAPIVFKYACDHKQSIYLAGGVPGVTKSAKEYISMNNPSINIIGNCAGYFASNEERGKSLNEALKSDIVIVGMGTPYQEYFLTDLRNKGWKGTGFTCGGYMDQLVESKGGNYYPDLVNKWNVRALYRLFREPGRLWKRYLIMYPLFLYSYLKSKRNKG; encoded by the coding sequence GTGCTTAAACTCGAATCCAAATTTAATATAAGTGAGTTAATAGGTCATGATGTAACATTTGCCAATCCATATTCCTGGCAACTCCTCAGCGAGGCCGACCCGAAAGCTATTGCTCAATTCAAAATATTTGTTGATGGCATTTTATTGGTAAAGGTTAATAACTTTTTTACTGGAGATAAAATCGATAGATATAGTTTTGATGATACTTCTATAGCTCCTATTGTTTTTAAATATGCTTGTGATCATAAACAGAGTATTTACTTGGCAGGAGGTGTTCCGGGAGTAACAAAATCAGCTAAAGAATATATAAGCATGAATAACCCGTCCATTAATATTATAGGTAACTGTGCGGGGTATTTTGCTTCAAATGAAGAAAGAGGAAAATCCTTAAATGAAGCCTTAAAAAGTGACATAGTGATAGTGGGGATGGGAACACCATACCAGGAGTACTTTTTAACAGATTTGCGAAACAAAGGCTGGAAAGGTACCGGTTTTACTTGCGGTGGTTACATGGATCAGCTAGTAGAAAGTAAAGGAGGAAATTACTACCCAGATTTGGTTAACAAATGGAACGTCAGAGCACTATATCGCTTATTCCGTGAACCTGGTCGATTATGGAAGCGTTATTTAATAATGTATCCGCTATTTTTATATTCTTATTTAAAAAGTAAACGCAATAAAGGATAA
- a CDS encoding glycosyltransferase family 4 protein, producing MKVLFIGLSNNDKVRGVEQYCINIVKFLAKNQDLQIDLLCGQWQRNYYDQLAAANVNILCAPCGRSKLKRHFFLIKSVKQLSNSYDLVHYCNTLPVFRKNAVPTVITIHDIAEYKIRQKYTLIQRLYRKLVTKLSSSIADKIITVSNFSKDEIVNALHIAPDKIKVIYNGINHLPFQFNYNTKVDFNNKKYILYFGVLEQTKGIPELIKAYEQIADQIIDYNLIFIGKKGNEFEFLQQHLSDKINYLGFLDYDDLYAHLHYASCMVFASKYEGFGFPILEAFIFNDNIITSNTNSLGEIGKDFAICINPESVDELSDAILQTIKFPKSFKTEEKAVILNKYRWENAAYLTYQSYRELIKNL from the coding sequence ATGAAGGTTCTATTTATCGGATTATCAAATAATGACAAAGTTAGGGGGGTTGAGCAGTACTGTATTAATATTGTGAAGTTTCTAGCTAAAAATCAAGATTTGCAAATTGATTTGTTATGCGGACAATGGCAACGCAACTATTATGATCAATTAGCTGCTGCTAATGTTAATATTTTATGTGCACCCTGTGGAAGATCAAAGCTAAAACGTCATTTTTTTCTTATAAAGTCTGTAAAGCAATTAAGCAATAGCTATGATTTAGTGCATTACTGTAATACACTACCTGTCTTCAGAAAAAACGCTGTGCCAACAGTGATTACCATTCATGATATTGCAGAGTATAAAATACGACAAAAATACACCTTAATACAAAGGCTGTATCGCAAACTGGTAACCAAGCTTTCATCTTCAATAGCCGATAAAATTATTACTGTAAGCAATTTCTCTAAGGATGAAATTGTCAATGCGTTACATATAGCGCCCGATAAAATAAAGGTTATTTACAATGGTATTAATCATTTGCCATTTCAGTTTAATTACAATACCAAAGTTGATTTTAACAATAAAAAATATATATTATATTTTGGTGTACTCGAACAAACCAAAGGTATACCTGAATTAATTAAGGCGTATGAACAAATTGCTGATCAAATAATTGATTATAATTTAATTTTCATTGGAAAGAAGGGAAATGAGTTTGAGTTTTTGCAACAACATTTATCTGATAAAATTAATTATCTCGGCTTTTTAGATTACGATGACCTATATGCTCATCTTCATTATGCATCATGTATGGTTTTTGCATCAAAATACGAGGGTTTTGGTTTCCCTATTTTAGAAGCATTTATATTTAACGACAATATAATAACTTCAAATACAAACTCACTTGGCGAAATAGGGAAGGATTTTGCCATTTGTATAAATCCTGAGTCAGTGGATGAATTATCAGATGCGATACTACAGACAATCAAATTCCCTAAAAGCTTTAAAACCGAGGAAAAAGCTGTAATACTAAACAAGTACCGCTGGGAAAATGCTGCTTATCTAACATACCAGTCCTATCGCGAATTAATAAAGAATTTATAG
- a CDS encoding glycoside hydrolase family 55 protein, with amino-acid sequence MFQKKILSFIVALIVMCFLNLDASYARFLNIKAYGAKADGKANDTKAILKALTLLKDDDTLYFQGKFLVTPEYSIQNTWEAAPVIFNLPNKRFTILGGSTAEFILGNTKGNALSIFRTAFCSTKKIVIKSIKIIGKGNKGVVGNLIDGITVNGSKFGEFSDISIVDTKRHGIYMIYGASYNTLKNINVKGTNREMLGCGLQLEGASKNIFEKIRLINIGANGIDVNKWQCGGLYNCGNKSPYTQVIYSLGNKFSKILIDNTGVNNNTSYGAGGSCNFDDDYYGVNIINGSDDNSFDNIEIKNVRLNSGDILPKKSTYRAALRLMSVKNCTLKCKKIVNSEYVAYLQSAPNTTINVDYAEVTTELLSEDNSTYTPRLKVKKRLIIHKLTDFN; translated from the coding sequence ATGTTCCAAAAAAAAATACTATCATTTATAGTTGCACTAATTGTTATGTGCTTCTTGAATTTAGATGCATCGTACGCGCGCTTTCTTAATATTAAGGCTTACGGTGCAAAAGCAGATGGTAAAGCCAACGATACTAAAGCAATTTTAAAAGCATTGACATTGTTGAAAGACGATGATACACTTTATTTCCAAGGAAAGTTTTTAGTCACTCCCGAATATTCAATACAAAATACATGGGAAGCGGCGCCAGTAATATTTAATCTTCCTAATAAAAGGTTTACAATTTTGGGTGGGTCAACAGCAGAGTTTATTTTAGGCAACACAAAAGGAAATGCGCTATCAATATTTCGTACAGCTTTTTGCTCAACTAAAAAAATTGTTATAAAATCAATTAAGATAATTGGTAAAGGAAACAAAGGGGTAGTAGGGAATTTGATTGACGGCATTACAGTCAATGGGAGTAAGTTTGGTGAATTTAGTGATATAAGTATTGTTGATACCAAAAGGCATGGTATATATATGATTTACGGTGCGAGTTACAACACATTAAAAAACATTAATGTAAAAGGTACAAATCGTGAAATGCTTGGCTGTGGGTTACAGTTGGAAGGTGCATCAAAAAATATATTTGAGAAAATTCGGTTAATAAACATAGGTGCAAATGGCATCGATGTCAATAAATGGCAGTGCGGAGGCCTCTATAATTGCGGAAACAAATCACCTTACACTCAGGTTATCTATTCGTTAGGTAATAAGTTCAGTAAGATTCTAATTGATAATACCGGTGTTAACAATAACACTTCCTATGGTGCAGGTGGTTCTTGTAATTTTGACGATGATTATTACGGAGTTAATATAATCAATGGTAGTGATGATAACTCCTTCGATAACATTGAAATTAAAAACGTAAGGTTGAACTCGGGGGATATTTTACCCAAAAAAAGTACTTATCGTGCTGCCTTAAGATTAATGAGTGTTAAAAATTGCACATTAAAATGCAAAAAAATAGTTAACTCGGAATATGTTGCTTACTTACAAAGTGCACCTAACACCACAATTAATGTTGATTACGCAGAAGTTACGACTGAGTTGCTGTCTGAGGATAATTCGACATATACTCCAAGACTAAAGGTTAAAAAACGTTTAATAATTCATAAGCTTACTGATTTCAACTAA
- a CDS encoding gliding motility protein RemB translates to MKKHQLTLFKKLFAAAGLVTCAGSALAQAQYQPYSYQFYQKLSDSVYSTRNKFHSSIKPYIIADPVIQPRYKALMELGVDTSVKHSWVHRKLFNEHLIDIKNDEYTFFADYLPDLTIGRDISDSRTTWLNTRGYQIGGTIGKNFYFYTSGFENQAVFANYFDTYVNQTSMVPGQAYNRNSITSKTKDWSYVTALLSYTANKYINIAAGYDKNFIGDGYRSMLLSDFGSPYSFFRITATVGDVKYLVMWNYMTDRNAPVISSQLGLQKKWGVFHYLDWSVTNRLSLGFFDSIIWADNDPQGNKRGFDFSYGHPIIFLRPVEAANGSPDNALIGFNGKYKLTDKVIVYGQFALDEFEAKNFFSGKGSSRNKFGWQVGLRGTNIFNIAKLNYLLEYNEAKPYTYSQTSSVIGYSHNNESLAHPYGANFKEGLGMLNYSYKRFDLSGQLTYSRYGLDVNGTNWGKNILLDYRTQERYAGPIEDTLPNSYYATEGNYVGQGLATNLYYAEAKAAYLLNAKYNLRIELGLLYRKETNAIYINNTKMVSIGLRSTFRNLYQDITGF, encoded by the coding sequence ATGAAGAAACATCAACTTACCCTATTCAAAAAGTTATTTGCAGCCGCAGGCTTAGTTACGTGTGCAGGCAGTGCCCTGGCACAGGCACAGTATCAACCTTATAGCTACCAGTTCTATCAAAAGCTCAGCGATTCGGTCTATTCTACCCGTAACAAGTTCCACAGTTCAATAAAACCATACATTATAGCCGACCCGGTTATACAACCCCGTTACAAAGCATTGATGGAGCTGGGTGTTGATACCTCCGTTAAACATAGCTGGGTGCACCGAAAGCTATTTAACGAGCATTTGATCGACATAAAAAATGATGAATACACCTTTTTTGCCGATTACCTGCCAGACCTTACCATAGGTCGTGACATTAGCGATTCGCGCACCACCTGGCTCAATACGCGTGGCTACCAGATCGGTGGGACCATTGGTAAGAACTTTTACTTTTACACAAGCGGATTTGAGAATCAGGCAGTGTTTGCTAATTATTTTGACACCTATGTTAACCAAACCAGTATGGTTCCCGGCCAAGCATATAATCGTAATTCCATAACATCTAAAACCAAAGATTGGTCTTACGTAACAGCACTACTTTCATACACCGCTAATAAATACATAAATATTGCGGCTGGTTATGATAAAAATTTTATCGGTGATGGTTATCGTTCAATGTTATTATCTGATTTTGGCTCTCCGTATTCATTTTTTAGAATTACCGCAACCGTAGGCGACGTAAAATACCTCGTGATGTGGAATTATATGACAGATAGAAACGCTCCGGTAATAAGCTCGCAATTGGGGCTGCAGAAAAAATGGGGGGTATTTCACTATTTAGATTGGAGCGTTACCAACCGTTTATCGCTGGGCTTTTTTGATTCTATCATTTGGGCAGATAATGATCCCCAAGGAAACAAACGGGGTTTTGATTTTAGTTATGGCCACCCTATCATATTTTTACGACCTGTTGAGGCTGCCAATGGTTCACCTGATAATGCTTTAATAGGCTTTAACGGAAAATATAAACTTACTGACAAAGTAATAGTTTATGGACAATTTGCCCTCGATGAATTTGAAGCAAAAAATTTTTTTTCAGGTAAAGGCAGCTCACGCAACAAGTTTGGGTGGCAAGTGGGGTTGAGAGGGACTAATATTTTTAATATTGCCAAGTTAAACTATTTGCTTGAATACAATGAAGCCAAGCCATATACCTATAGTCAAACAAGCTCTGTTATTGGTTACAGTCATAACAATGAATCATTAGCACACCCATATGGCGCTAATTTTAAAGAGGGCTTGGGTATGCTGAATTATAGTTATAAGCGATTTGACCTTTCAGGTCAATTGACGTACAGCCGTTATGGCCTGGATGTAAATGGTACAAATTGGGGTAAAAACATACTTTTGGACTACCGCACCCAAGAACGTTATGCAGGCCCAATCGAAGATACGTTACCTAATAGCTATTATGCAACGGAGGGTAACTACGTTGGCCAAGGTCTAGCAACCAACCTTTACTATGCAGAAGCCAAAGCTGCGTACTTGTTAAACGCTAAATATAATCTACGTATTGAGCTCGGATTATTATATCGTAAAGAGACCAACGCAATTTATATTAATAACACCAAAATGGTAAGCATTGGTTTACGCAGCACGTTTAGGAATCTATATCAAGATATAACTGGGTTCTAG
- the rfaE1 gene encoding D-glycero-beta-D-manno-heptose-7-phosphate kinase, with product MYHVNTSANILVIGDLMIDHYVHGDCNRISPEAPIPVVEITHETHTLGGAGNVIKNIKALACNCNIVSVAGNDGEAERVISLLAENGVDGMGLVNDPGRCTTIKSRVLAVNHQLIRMDREVTRPIEADVEDAIMAKLQGMLNDHDIVLISDYNKGLLTTSLLAKVITMCRDVGKRVLVDPKGLDFTKYKGATLIKPNRKEAGLATGINISDRQSLENACRKLKELAECESVIVTLSEDGIAIFTNDQLTVIPTKALGVIDVTGAGDTVLASLGVAIASGLSLTEACEFANLAAAVVVSKVGSATATINEINSRLS from the coding sequence ATGTACCACGTCAATACCTCTGCAAATATTTTAGTTATCGGCGATCTGATGATCGACCATTATGTTCATGGCGATTGCAATCGCATTTCTCCTGAGGCACCGATACCGGTAGTTGAGATAACTCATGAAACGCATACGTTGGGCGGTGCAGGTAATGTTATCAAGAATATCAAGGCCTTAGCGTGTAATTGTAATATCGTATCGGTAGCCGGCAACGATGGTGAAGCGGAGCGGGTCATATCATTACTTGCCGAGAACGGTGTTGATGGCATGGGGTTAGTGAATGATCCCGGGCGTTGCACCACCATCAAATCACGAGTGCTGGCTGTAAATCATCAACTGATCAGGATGGATAGGGAAGTTACCCGGCCTATTGAAGCTGACGTAGAAGACGCTATCATGGCTAAACTACAAGGCATGCTCAACGACCACGACATTGTCCTGATCTCGGACTATAACAAAGGTTTGCTCACAACCTCCTTATTAGCTAAGGTGATAACTATGTGTCGTGACGTAGGCAAGCGCGTGCTGGTAGACCCTAAAGGGCTTGATTTTACCAAATACAAAGGTGCCACACTGATCAAACCTAATCGTAAAGAAGCCGGCTTAGCCACTGGCATCAACATAAGCGACCGTCAGAGCCTTGAAAATGCTTGCCGTAAATTAAAGGAATTGGCCGAATGTGAGAGTGTGATCGTTACGCTATCTGAAGACGGTATTGCTATCTTCACAAATGATCAGTTAACCGTTATCCCGACGAAGGCTTTAGGAGTGATCGATGTTACCGGTGCAGGCGACACAGTACTGGCTTCGTTAGGGGTAGCCATAGCTTCAGGACTTAGCTTGACCGAAGCATGTGAGTTCGCTAATTTGGCAGCTGCAGTAGTGGTGAGCAAGGTAGGCAGTGCAACTGCAACCATCAATGAAATAAATAGCCGCCTTTCTTAG